ACGTGGCTGTGCAGCGCCGCCCGAGGTCCTCACGGACCGGGCCGCCGGCTGCACCACCCGGACCGACGACGAGAAGGATGGCCCCATGGGCTCTGTGATCAAGAAGCGCCGCAAGCGGATGGCCAAGAAGAAGCACCGCAAGCTGCTGCGCAAGACGCGTCACCAGCGTCGCAACAAGAAGTAGGACGTACCGGCGGTACCGCCGACGACCTGACCGAGGCGCCCCGGCCCACCGGGGCGCCTCGTCGTCTCTGGAGGGAGGGCCGTGCGCCTGCCACGCCGAGCCCGGACGCCGCGCGTCGAGATGCTGTCGCGCCCCGGGTGCCACCTGTGCGAGCAGATGCTCCAGGTGGTCTCGCAGCAGGTGCCCACGGTCGTCGTGCGGGACATCGACGCGGAGCGTCGCGCGGGGGTCATGGACGAGC
This genomic window from Serinicoccus chungangensis contains:
- a CDS encoding 30S ribosomal protein bS22; this translates as MGSVIKKRRKRMAKKKHRKLLRKTRHQRRNKK
- a CDS encoding glutaredoxin family protein, with translation MRLPRRARTPRVEMLSRPGCHLCEQMLQVVSQQVPTVVVRDIDAERRAGVMDEREHDGWTTQVPVLLVDGSPVARWQIDPAELRAALSARRRR